The Syntrophotalea acetylenivorans genome contains the following window.
AACGGCTTTGTCGAATTTTCCTGAGTCTTGAATCGCAGATCCCCCTAATTCAGATTGGTCCAGCGTTTTCGCTCTATAACTTCTGTCGGATGCCGAAATCGGATCTGCTTGGCTTTACACTAACAGTGGAGAAGGCTAGACTGAAATTTAGAGGCCGCGGAGTACCTGCCTCGGCTTATCAGACATGGGGAGGATTCTATGCTGCAGACAAAAGTCTGGTTGTTTCTACTGGTCCTGTTGGCGATGTTCGGTTGTGTCCAGGGTAAGCGTCATCTGACCGTGCAATTTAACGCCACTGAGGGGTTGAGGGTCGATGACCCTGTTGTCTTTCAGCAAAACCGAATCGGCACGGTGCACCATATCCGTTATACGGATCAGGGCAATTATCTGGTGGATATCCTTGTCGAAGCGGATTTTAAAAATGCTCTGACCGTCGACTCGCAGTTCTATATTGATCGCGATCCGGCCAAGCCGGATGGCAAAGCCCTGATCGTTGAACAGTCGCGCCCTGGTGGTATCTTGCTTGCCGACAAGGCGCTGGTTGTCGGGGCGGAAAAGCCTTCTCCCTGGCGGCAGATGTTGGAAACCCTGCAGGAGAAGACCGGTGATTGGGAAGAACAGCTGGAGCGTAAACTCAATGAGCTGCGGCGGGACTATGAGGATAAATCTACGGAGATCAATCGCGACGTCGATGCGGCTATCGCCGAACTGAACCGCCGTTTGGTCG
Protein-coding sequences here:
- a CDS encoding MlaD family protein, with translation MLQTKVWLFLLVLLAMFGCVQGKRHLTVQFNATEGLRVDDPVVFQQNRIGTVHHIRYTDQGNYLVDILVEADFKNALTVDSQFYIDRDPAKPDGKALIVEQSRPGGILLADKALVVGAEKPSPWRQMLETLQEKTGDWEEQLERKLNELRRDYEDKSTEINRDVDAAIAELNRRLVELQEAMRQASSSEEMQALRRSAEEVLAELQQLLTELGVQQRSPAPKAAPEGAPAS